In Haladaptatus cibarius D43, the sequence GAGTCGGTCGTTGGCCGCACTTGGATTTCCTTTCACCTTGTTCCAAACGATGTCGTTACGCAGAATCCAATCCTGTTGGTCTTGGAGGGCAAGTGCGGTTCGCCACGGGACGCCCACCAAATTTTTATTTTCGTATGTGTCTCCGATATTCAGCCAAAACGAACCTTTGGGCTTCAGCACTCGCTTGAGTTCATCAGTAATTTCCAGTAGCCTTTCAACGAACTGCTTCGGAGATACCTCGTTTCCAAGCGTACTCTCCCCGCTGTACTCTCGCACGCCCCAGTACGGTGGGGAGGTCATGATACAGTCAACTGATGAGTCGGGAAAGTTCTGCAACACATCGCAACTATCGCCATGAATCAGTCCATTTGCTGAATCGGATTCTATCCAGTGCTGTGCTTCGCCCGGCTCAATCATTGGTGAAAAGTGGTTCCCTCTCAGTAATAAGTCTCATCATGGCTCTTGTTCAGATATGAGGACACAACCATCTTATTTCTTATGATCGTATGCATACGTATGCTACCATCCATTTAAAACTATTTGTGGTCGGGAAATCAAACTGCAAGCATGCCCGAAATCCATCTCAGTCCAACCGATCGCGCGATTGTAGAAATGCTACAAGAAGGGCGGTGTACTCCTGCCTATATCGCTTCTAAAAATGATTATAGTCGGGCACACGTTCGTAATAGACTCCACCGACTAGTGGAACTGGGATATGTCGCACGCATTCACAAGGGATTGTACGAAATTGAAACGAATCCAATTAAATAACGGAGAGTGCGGTGGCAGGGTTTCTTCTATCAAAGTTTCCAAATGCTTGCTACAAGGCGAAAATCGTATTCTGTTCGAACTAGCGAAAAATTAAACCGTAATCTTACAGGAAGTCTTCGATGTTGTCCGCGACTTCCTCGGGCGTGTCGCCGACCGGGACGCCCGCGTCGTTCAGAGCGTTGATTTTGCTCTCCGCAGTTCCCGTTCCGCTACCAGAGACGATCGCACCGGCGTGACCCATGCGCTTTCCTGGCGGGGCGGTTCGACCCGCGATGAAGCCAGCCACGGGGGTGTCCATGTTCTCCGCGATGAACGCCGCGGCGTCTTCTTCGTCCTCGCCGCCGATTTCGCCACACATGACGACTGCGTCGGTGTCCGGGTCGTCCTCGAACAGCGAGAGAGCGTCGATGAAGTCCGTGCCGATAATCGGGTCGCCGCCGATGCCGATGGCGGTGGTCTGGCCGATGCCGCGCTGGGTGAGGTTATCGACCACTTGGTAGGTCAGCGTCCCCGAACGGGAGACGAGGCCGACGTTTCCGGCCTCGAAGATGTTGCCGGGGAGGATACCGAGTTTGGCCTCGCCGGGCGTGATGATGCCGGGGCAGTTCGGGCCAAGGAGTCGCGTGTCAGTTTCCGAGAGTCGTTTGTACACTTTCGACATGTCCTGCGTCGGGACGCCCTCGGTGATGGCGACCACGAAGTCGAGGTCGGTGTCGAGTGCTTCGAAGACAGCGTCACCAGCGAACGCCGGTGGAACGAAGACGACCGATGCGTCGGCGTCTTCTTCATCGACTGCTTCGTGAACGGTGTCGTAGACGGGCACGCCTTTGACTTCCTGCCCGCCTTTGCCGGGCACCGCACCGGCCACGACGTTCGTTCCGTACTCCATCATCTGTTCGGTGTGGAAACTGCCCTCACCGCCAGTGATACCTTGGACGACTACTCGGGTGTCGTCGTCTACGAGAATGCTCATTGTTCTTCCTCCGCGTTTTCGACGGCACGCTGAACCGCGTCTTCGAGCGTTGCTTCGACCTGAACGAGGTCGGTGTTCAGGATTTCCATCCCTTCTTCGGCGTTCGTTCCGGCGAGTCGGACGACGACCGGTTTCGGAATCTCGTCCAACGATTCGAGTGCCTCGTTGATACCTTTGGCAACCTCGTCACCGCGGGTGATGCCGCCGAAGATGTTGAAGACGACCGAATCGACGTTCTCGTCCGAGAACACCATGTCCAGCGCGTTCGTCACGCGCTCTGCTTTCGCGCCGCCACCGATGTCGAGGAAGTTGGCGGGTGTGCCGCCGTAGTAATCCACGAGGTCGAGCGTCGTCATGACCAGTCCGGCACCGTTGCCGATGATGCCGACGTTGCCGTCGAGTCGGACGTAGTCGAAGCCGTATTCGCCTGCCATCTGTTCGAGGTCGTCCTCGTAGGAGTCCTCTTCCATCTCGGCGAGGTCGGGGTGGCGGAACAGCGCGTCACCGTCGATGTTGAGCACTGCGTCCGCGGCGACGATTTCGTCGTCGCTCGTGACCATCAGCGGGTTGATCTCCGCGTCGCTCGCGTCCTTGTTCTCCCATAGGTCATACAGCGTCGTGAGGACGCTCGCAACGTCCATTGCAATGTCGCTGTCAACGCCCGCGTCGTACACGGCCTTTCGGGCCTGATACGGGTGCATTCCGAACGCCGGGTCGATGTGTTCCCGAGCGATTGCGTCGGGCGTTTCCTCGGCGACTGCTTCGATGTCAACGCCACCTTTCGTGGACACCATGGCGACGGGTTTGCCCTCGCCGCGATCCATCGTCACGCCAACGTACAGTTCGTTGACAAAATCGACGGCCCCTTCGACCAACACCTTCTCGACAGTGTAGCCTTTCAAATCCATCCCGATGATGGATTCTGCGGCCTCTTCCGCCTCGTCGCGGTCTTCTGCGAGTTTAATGCCCCCGGCCTTTCCGCGGCCGCCGACATGTACCTGCGCTTTCACCGCGACGGGGTAGCCGATGCCCTCCGCCGCTTCGACGACCTCGTCAACACTCTCTGCAAGTGCCGAATCGGGCGTCGGAATCCCCGCGTCGGAGAACACCTCCTTCGCCTGGTACTCGTGTAGCCTCATGCACTCGAAAGGGGGTCGTCGCGCCGCTTAAATCCCGCCGGTTCACTTCCGGCGGGACGCCCCCTCGCGGGCAGGTAATTTTTGCCATCGGCGGTCGTTCAGTTCATTCGTGAAAATCGGCCAATGGGTTCCCGTCTCGCTGAAGCGGTCACTGGTTCGGCCATTCGCCGAACGAATCGAAAAATGGTCGCTCGCACTCCTCTTTCAGTGGGTGCTGTACGTTCTGCTGAAACGGTTGTGGAGATTCGGAACTGCAACCGGACTGTGGACGCGCGACGACACCCGCTGGGTGTTTGGCGCGCGCGGCGGTGGGGCGTTCGTGGACAACGCAAAGTATCTGTATCTACACGTCGCAAACGAGCAGCCCGAGATTCGACCCGTTTGGCTCTCGAAAAACCGGAACGTTGTGCGCGAACTCCAAGAGTCCGGTTACGAGGCGTACTACACCTACTCGTTCCGTGGACTGCTGGCGAACCTTCGCGCAGGTATCGTCCTCCTCACGCAGGGGCACCGCGATGTCGCCATGCCTTGCTGTGCGGGCGCGAAGACGGTGCTGCTGTGGCACGGAATCCCGCTGAAAACGATTTCGTGGGACGCCGAATTCCCGACCCGCCCGGCACCAATGCAGGCAGTTCATGAATACATGGCCGACGAGTTCGACCGACTCCTCGTTCCGAGCGAGAACCTCGCCGACGTGTTCGTATCCGGACTGCACATCGACCGCAACCGGATGATGTTCGCGGATTATCCGCGTCTCGATGCGCTCTTTTCGGACGTTCGGGGGAGCGAAATCGGAGGGGACGAGAAATTGCAGAAACGCATTCGGCATCTCTCGCGGAACCACCACGTTTTCTTCTACCTGCCGACGTTCCGAAACGGCCCGGAACGACGGTTTTCGGAACAGTTCGATTTCAACGAACTCGACGATTTTCTGGGACGAACGGACACCTACTTCGTCGTCAAAACGCATCCGAGAGAGCAGTTCGACCTGCCGTCGAACTGCGAACGAATCGTGAAATTGCCGGAAAAATGCGACGTGTACCCGCTGCTCCGACACGCCGATACGCTCGTGACGGATTATTCGTCCATCTATTTCGATTATCTCGCCCTTGACCGACCGGTGGTTTTCTTCCCATACGACCGCACCGAGTACGAGAACTCACGAGGGTTCTACTTCGACTACGACGAAATCACGGCGGGGCCGGTCGCTTCGAACTTCGACGAACTGCTCACTGCCCTTTCGTGGACGCTCGAAACCGACTTGGAGAAAGCTGCACGACGCGAACTCTCCCGAAAGCTGTTGACCGACGTGAATCGAACTGGCGAGCAGTCTGCCCTCGTATACAGTGCGATTCGTCGGGAACTGTTCGGGGTTCGTACCGACGGACTATATAGAATACTGTGAAATGGTTTGTCACACTAGAGTTCAAGACGAGTCAATATATTAAAAGAGAAACCTTCAAGTCTGACTAGCCGTATTCGAATCCAAGGGTGGCAGAACACGCACAACACCCAAAATGTGCGGGTCTGCCCGAATTTGCCTATGGCACGCACGAGCGGAACGACGGAACGACAGTCGGACGTCGAACAGCACTCGAACGCCGGACAACAACCTGCGAATCCCAAACAACAACCATCGAACATCGAACAGCAATCTGCGACTCTCGAATCGCCTGTAAACGCCGAACTGGCGACGACGGAGTTCGAACAGACCGTGGATGCAGACGGACAGTCTGCATCCACGAACGACCTCTCGATTATCGCCCACCGCGGTTTCGCGGGCGTGTATCCTGAAAACACGATTGGAGCGGTAAAACAGGCCACGGCCGCGCCGACGGGCGCACCGGAGATGATAGAAATAGACGTGCACCCGACCGCGGACGGCGAAATCATCGTCTTTCACGACACTCGTCTTGACCGGTTGACGAACGCGCCGGAAACCCTCGCAAGTCAGCGCGTCTGGAATTTACCATACGGCGACCTGCGCGACGTATCGATTCTCGGAACTGACGAAACGATTCCGCGGCTGGAAGCCTTCCTCGACGCAGTTCCGTCTGAAATCGGCGTCAACATCGAGTTCAAAAATCCCGGGACGCTCGACATTCGGCCACGCGAAAACCTCCCGCCTGAAGACCGAGAAAAACAGACGGAGTTGTGGCGTCCGTTCGCAGAGCGCGTCCTTTCGACGCTCGCCGACTACGACCACGAATTTCTCATCTCCTCGTTCGGCGAAGGTGCGCTCGCGGCGGTTCGTGAACTCGATTCGAACATCCCAATCGCCGCGGTGTTCGCCAGATCAATCGTGGACGGGTTCGAAATCGCACGCCGATACGACTGCGATGCGATTCATCCCCCATGGAACATGATTGCCGGAACCGAACTGTTCAACGACGAGTACGGTTCGCTCGGCCCTTACGACGAAATCGACATCGTCGACCTCGCACACGAGGAAGGCTACGACGTGAACGTCTGGACTGTCGAGAGTTGGTATCAGGCGAGCCAACTACACGAGGCGGGCGTGGACGGCATCATCGCGGACTATCCGAACGTTCTGCGCTTTTCCGGCCGCTGACACCTCCGAAAAATCAACGACGGAACCATCGACATCCTGACCGCTAGCCCGTAACCTTATCACAAACTACGTCGCGGTATTGGGTCGGTGACTTTCATGAGGGGGGTAATTCTGTCAGCGGGGATTGGGTCTCGACTTCGACCGCTCACGCTTCACAAGCCGAAATGTTGCGTGACCGTGGATGGCGAACCGATCCTCGCCCGACAGTTACGAGCGTACGACGATGCAGGGGTAACGAACGTTACGGTCATCGCGGGTTATCTCGCGGACGACGTAAAAACGGTCTGCGAGCGAGTCGCTCGTCAACGACCGAATCTCGACGTGACCGTCAGAACGAGCGAGGTGTTTGCCAACACGGACAACATGTTTTCCTTATCGCTCGCGGCGGAGGACGTTGCCGGAGAGGAGTTCGTTCTCAGCAACGGCGATGTCGTTTTCGACCCCGGCTTACTCGAAACGGTGGTCGAATCCGACGCCGACAGCGCGGTGGCCTGCGATACGGGACAGTTCAGCGAGGAGGCGATGAAAGTCTCGATTGACGAAACCGATCGACTCACACACATCGACAAAGGAATTCCCGAGGAGGCCGCACACGGCTGTTCGACCGACGTGTACCGATTTTCGGCCGACTTCTCGGCGATGCTGTTCGAGGAAATCACGAGAACAATCGAGCGCGAAAACGAGTACTGTGAGTGGACTGAGCTGGCAATCGACGAAATCGTCCGCAATCGAACTCACGACTTGTCGGTCGCGGACGTGAGCCAGTATCGGTGGGTCGAGATAGACGACTTCACCGATTTGGAATCCGCGGACTTGCTCTTTAGTTCGCTCTCTTCGCTCGAATCGAAGGAGGCGGTGTTTTTCGACCTCGACGGAACGGTCTATCTGGACGACGAACTCGTGGACGACGCGAAGGCGCGAATCGAAACGCTGCGCGAATCCGGCGTTGACGTGTACTTTCTCACCAACAACTCCTCACGGTGGAAAGACGACTACGTGCAAAAGCTGAACTCGCTCGGCGTAGAGTGCGATACGGAGAATTTGCTTCTTTCGACTGACGGGGTCATTCAACACCTTCAAGACACGGACGACGAGGTGTTCGTGCTGGGCACGACGGCGATGCGAGACGCCCTTTCCGACCACGGAATCGCTGTCGATTCCGACGACCCCAACCACGTCGTCGTCGGCTTCGATACGGAACTCACCTACGAGAAAGCCCGCGAAGCGACCCTCGGAATCCGAAACGGGGCGACGTTCCTCCTCGCACATCCCGATACAGTGTGCCCGACTGCGGAGGGAATGGTTCCCGACTGCGGTTCCATCGGCGCGTTGGTCGAACGCGCGACGGACAGAAACCCCGACCAAATCTTCGGCAAGCCTAACGCCGAGATGATTCGGCACGTCCTCGATTCGAACGGCTACGCGCCCGAGGACGTTGTCGTCGTCGGCGACCGACTGGAAACCGACGTGCAGTTGGCCGAAAACGTCGGCTGTGAATCCGTCTGCGTGCTGACCGGGGATGCCACTCGTGCAGATGTCGAAGCAAGCGACATCAATCCGACGCTCGTCGCGCCGAGCGTCGAGGTGCTCGACCAGTTCGTCTCCGTCTCGTCCGAAGCGAGCGCACAGCGAGTCCTCGACGAGGGTGCGTCGTGAGCGGTGTTGGTAGTGGTGATGTCGGTGATAGTAGCGGCGGTGATGTCGGTGATAGTAGCGGCGGTGATGTCGGTGGTCGGGGTGTTCGGACGGGGTTCGTAACTCAGACCCACACCGGCGAGGTGACGTGGCAGAAAGCAATCGAAGAAGGTGCGAACCTTGGATTCGATTTCGCCGAACTGTATCTGGACGGCGCGACGGAGCGGACGAAACTCGACCCAGCGGCAGTCCGGTCGCTGGCGGACGAGCAGGGTATCGACCTGCTCGTCCACCTCCCGTTCGTGGACGTAGAAATCGGGTCGCCCCGGGAAGGTATCCGCGAAGCTTCGCGCGAAGAGCAGAAAGCCTGTGTCGAAACCGCGGAAGCGATGGGCGCGGAAAAAGCGGTTCTGCACGCGAGTTCCCACGCAACTCCGCCCGAGTGGACGCGGGAGGACGTGGAACCGTACCTCCTGTCCGCGATACGCGAACTGGATACGTTCGGCGAAGAACACGGCGTGGAAATCTGTGTCGAGAACCTGCCCGGAATCCTGTTTACGGTACACGATTTCGACCGGATTTTCGCGGAGACGGACGCCGCGATGACGTTCGACACGGGCCACGCGCGCGTGGACGGGATGGACGCGGAGGATATGGAATCGTTTCTGACGGCGCACGGCGACCGGATTTCCCACATCCACGTCAACGACGCCCGGGGGCCTGCTGACGAACACGTCCCGACAGGTTCCGGGACGCTGGATTTGGCGACGGCGCTCGCACCGGTTCGTGATGGTTGGTCGGGAACCGTCTCCGTCGAGGTGTACTCCTTCGACTTCGACTACCTCGAACTGAGCAAGCGAAAGTTGGACGAAGCCATCCGAGAGAATGGAAGCGAGTCGAATCAGTCGTCGTAAAACCGAACCAGTCGGCACTCGGGACAGCGATAGCTGTTCAGGTACGCGACGCTGAGGCCGAGCG encodes:
- a CDS encoding CDP-glycerol glycerophosphotransferase family protein, whose protein sequence is MKIGQWVPVSLKRSLVRPFAERIEKWSLALLFQWVLYVLLKRLWRFGTATGLWTRDDTRWVFGARGGGAFVDNAKYLYLHVANEQPEIRPVWLSKNRNVVRELQESGYEAYYTYSFRGLLANLRAGIVLLTQGHRDVAMPCCAGAKTVLLWHGIPLKTISWDAEFPTRPAPMQAVHEYMADEFDRLLVPSENLADVFVSGLHIDRNRMMFADYPRLDALFSDVRGSEIGGDEKLQKRIRHLSRNHHVFFYLPTFRNGPERRFSEQFDFNELDDFLGRTDTYFVVKTHPREQFDLPSNCERIVKLPEKCDVYPLLRHADTLVTDYSSIYFDYLALDRPVVFFPYDRTEYENSRGFYFDYDEITAGPVASNFDELLTALSWTLETDLEKAARRELSRKLLTDVNRTGEQSALVYSAIRRELFGVRTDGLYRIL
- a CDS encoding winged helix-turn-helix transcriptional regulator, encoding MPEIHLSPTDRAIVEMLQEGRCTPAYIASKNDYSRAHVRNRLHRLVELGYVARIHKGLYEIETNPIK
- the sucD gene encoding succinate--CoA ligase subunit alpha; the protein is MSILVDDDTRVVVQGITGGEGSFHTEQMMEYGTNVVAGAVPGKGGQEVKGVPVYDTVHEAVDEEDADASVVFVPPAFAGDAVFEALDTDLDFVVAITEGVPTQDMSKVYKRLSETDTRLLGPNCPGIITPGEAKLGILPGNIFEAGNVGLVSRSGTLTYQVVDNLTQRGIGQTTAIGIGGDPIIGTDFIDALSLFEDDPDTDAVVMCGEIGGEDEEDAAAFIAENMDTPVAGFIAGRTAPPGKRMGHAGAIVSGSGTGTAESKINALNDAGVPVGDTPEEVADNIEDFL
- the sucC gene encoding ADP-forming succinate--CoA ligase subunit beta produces the protein MRLHEYQAKEVFSDAGIPTPDSALAESVDEVVEAAEGIGYPVAVKAQVHVGGRGKAGGIKLAEDRDEAEEAAESIIGMDLKGYTVEKVLVEGAVDFVNELYVGVTMDRGEGKPVAMVSTKGGVDIEAVAEETPDAIAREHIDPAFGMHPYQARKAVYDAGVDSDIAMDVASVLTTLYDLWENKDASDAEINPLMVTSDDEIVAADAVLNIDGDALFRHPDLAEMEEDSYEDDLEQMAGEYGFDYVRLDGNVGIIGNGAGLVMTTLDLVDYYGGTPANFLDIGGGAKAERVTNALDMVFSDENVDSVVFNIFGGITRGDEVAKGINEALESLDEIPKPVVVRLAGTNAEEGMEILNTDLVQVEATLEDAVQRAVENAEEEQ
- a CDS encoding glycerophosphodiester phosphodiesterase; amino-acid sequence: MARTSGTTERQSDVEQHSNAGQQPANPKQQPSNIEQQSATLESPVNAELATTEFEQTVDADGQSASTNDLSIIAHRGFAGVYPENTIGAVKQATAAPTGAPEMIEIDVHPTADGEIIVFHDTRLDRLTNAPETLASQRVWNLPYGDLRDVSILGTDETIPRLEAFLDAVPSEIGVNIEFKNPGTLDIRPRENLPPEDREKQTELWRPFAERVLSTLADYDHEFLISSFGEGALAAVRELDSNIPIAAVFARSIVDGFEIARRYDCDAIHPPWNMIAGTELFNDEYGSLGPYDEIDIVDLAHEEGYDVNVWTVESWYQASQLHEAGVDGIIADYPNVLRFSGR
- a CDS encoding sugar phosphate isomerase/epimerase family protein gives rise to the protein MSGVGSGDVGDSSGGDVGDSSGGDVGGRGVRTGFVTQTHTGEVTWQKAIEEGANLGFDFAELYLDGATERTKLDPAAVRSLADEQGIDLLVHLPFVDVEIGSPREGIREASREEQKACVETAEAMGAEKAVLHASSHATPPEWTREDVEPYLLSAIRELDTFGEEHGVEICVENLPGILFTVHDFDRIFAETDAAMTFDTGHARVDGMDAEDMESFLTAHGDRISHIHVNDARGPADEHVPTGSGTLDLATALAPVRDGWSGTVSVEVYSFDFDYLELSKRKLDEAIRENGSESNQSS
- a CDS encoding HAD-IIA family hydrolase, with amino-acid sequence MRGVILSAGIGSRLRPLTLHKPKCCVTVDGEPILARQLRAYDDAGVTNVTVIAGYLADDVKTVCERVARQRPNLDVTVRTSEVFANTDNMFSLSLAAEDVAGEEFVLSNGDVVFDPGLLETVVESDADSAVACDTGQFSEEAMKVSIDETDRLTHIDKGIPEEAAHGCSTDVYRFSADFSAMLFEEITRTIERENEYCEWTELAIDEIVRNRTHDLSVADVSQYRWVEIDDFTDLESADLLFSSLSSLESKEAVFFDLDGTVYLDDELVDDAKARIETLRESGVDVYFLTNNSSRWKDDYVQKLNSLGVECDTENLLLSTDGVIQHLQDTDDEVFVLGTTAMRDALSDHGIAVDSDDPNHVVVGFDTELTYEKAREATLGIRNGATFLLAHPDTVCPTAEGMVPDCGSIGALVERATDRNPDQIFGKPNAEMIRHVLDSNGYAPEDVVVVGDRLETDVQLAENVGCESVCVLTGDATRADVEASDINPTLVAPSVEVLDQFVSVSSEASAQRVLDEGAS